The genomic window AGGTCCGCGAACATACGGAGCGGTGGCTGCGTGACTACAACGAAGAGATCCCCCATGACTCGCTTGGGGATTTGACGCCTGCCGAATACCGGCAGCTAAACGAACCGGAAACCTCTAGTTTCGGATGGGCCTAAACACGGGAAGTCGACAACTTTCAACGCAAGAGTGTCAGATTTTTTTACAATTTTTTGTTTCGATGCTTTGCTTTACTTGCTATGAATTTCATAAGCTATTGAATAAATTACCTTATTTAAGAGTGGGCATTTTCTTGCTTGCTTATATAATGCGGCGCTTTTCTCTCCGTGCAGCCGGTGAGATCCCGGGTTTTTTACCTTACTCAACTTCTAGGTATCTTAACCATGTTTTCACGCACGAACCTATTCGTATTGCTTGGTTTGCTCATTTTGGTGGGTATGTCCGGTGCCTCGGCCGGCCTAATAACTGAGGTTGTCACCTATGAGTCTGGTACCGATTCTATCCAGTTGTCATTCGACTGGGACGAGGAGAATTGCTCCGAGGAGTGTTCGGCTTCGAATATAGTTTGGACGCCCGGCGGCACGGTAGAGTCGCGGCCTTGGTGGTCGGGGGCTGCGAGTACAGATCGTGTTGATTTATTTTTCGACACCGATGAAAAGCTGCTCTGGAGTTGGTCCAACGATTTCACCGGGACTGACGGTCGGGAGTGGAATTTTTCCGGGTCTGCTGGGATTATGAGCGTAGCTTGCGTTTCGTGTGATTTTGAAGAGGGTGGTAATCTCCTTGAGGTTTTCGATAACTTTGGCAACGATGGCGACTTGGGCCCGGTCCGGGAGGTCCCTGCCCCGGCACCGTTACTCCTGCTAGGTACAGGCCTGGTGGGCTTGCTGATTGCTCGTCGACGGCGGCCCGTCGTCACCCAGTA from Natronocella acetinitrilica includes these protein-coding regions:
- a CDS encoding PEP-CTERM sorting domain-containing protein (PEP-CTERM proteins occur, often in large numbers, in the proteomes of bacteria that also encode an exosortase, a predicted intramembrane cysteine proteinase. The presence of a PEP-CTERM domain at a protein's C-terminus predicts cleavage within the sorting domain, followed by covalent anchoring to some some component of the (usually Gram-negative) cell surface. Many PEP-CTERM proteins exhibit an unusual sequence composition that includes large numbers of potential glycosylation sites. Expression of one such protein has been shown restore the ability of a bacterium to form floc, a type of biofilm.), yielding MSVACVSCDFEEGGNLLEVFDNFGNDGDLGPVREVPAPAPLLLLGTGLVGLLIARRRRPVVTQ
- a CDS encoding transposase, with amino-acid sequence VREHTERWLRDYNEEIPHDSLGDLTPAEYRQLNEPETSSFGWA